The DNA sequence GGCGGGCCGAAAACCGCGGCGTGACGATTTGCTTCGAGCCGCTGGCGGCCACCGAAACCAACTTTATCAACACGGCGGCCGAGGCGATCCAATTCGTGCAGCAATTTGGCTCGCCGCAGTTCAAAATCATCCTCGACGTGAAGGCGATGTGCGCGGAGCCAAAGCCGATCCCGCAAATCATTCGCGATTCCTGGCCGCACTTTGCCTACTTTCATGCAAACGACCGGAATCTGAAGGGCCCCGGCTTCGGTCAGGTGGATTTCAAACCGATTGCCGCGGCGTTGAAGGAGGCCGGTTACGACGGTTTCGTTTCGGTGGAAGTGTTCAACTACGACGAAGGCCCGGAAGTGATCGCGACGAAGAGCCTGGAGTATTTAAGGCGGACTTTTGCGGCGGCCTGAATATGCGAATCCCCGGGCGCGAATATGTTCAGTGCGCCGCCACTCGGGGCTTGCCGCGCCGGACCCGTTTGAACAGAAATACCAGCGGAATGCACGCGATACAGAGGAGTCCGAACAGGCGGAAGTTGTCCACGAAAGCCCAGAGTTTCGCCTGGTGAATCAGCTTGTCGTAAACCAGACTGTACGCCTGGAGAGTGGCAGCGACGGGACCGTGCTGGATGGCGACCGCTGCCCGGGTTGCAGCCAGTTGCTGCCTGAACGCCGGGTCGTAAGGGGTCAAATGCCCGACCATGAGCGCCTGGTGCGCCTGGGCGCCGCGTTCAAGCATCGTCGTCACGAAGGCGATGCCGACGCTGCCGCCGAGGTTGCGCATCAGGTTGAACAGGCCGGTCGCGTTGCCCATTTGTTCCTGGCGCAGATGCCCCATCGTCGCCGTCGTCAACGGCACAAAAATGAAACTGACGGCGACGCCGTTGAGCACGCTCGGCCAGAGGACGTTGGCCATGCCCATCTCGAGGTTGATATGCCCGAGCCAGAAGGAGGAAGCGGCGAGCAGAGCGAAGCCGATTGAAAGGAGCACCCGGTTGCGGACACGCCCCACGAGGCGTCCGATGATAAACGTGGTGATGAACGCGCCGATGCCGCGCGGGCTCAGAGCATAGCCGCTCTGGAGCGCCGGATATCCCATGAGTGTCTGCAAAAAAATGGGCAGCGCAGCCGTCGTGCCGTAAAGCACGGCGCCCACCAGCGTCATCAGCAGGAGGCCGATGGTGAAATTGCGATTTCCGAGGATGCGCAGGTCCACGATCGGATGCGCCACCAGGAATTCCCTGATGAAGAACGCAATCATGGCTGCCACCGAGATGACGGCAAACCAGGTGATCCATCGCGAGCCGAACCAATCCTCCTGCTGTCCCTTGTCGAGGATCACCTGCAATGTCGCCAGCCAGACGGCGAGCAGGGAAAACCCGATGAAGTCGATGCGCGCGGCCTTGTTTCGTCTGATGTAGGGCGGGTCTTCGACGAGCCACTGTGCCATGAACATCGCGGCGATACCCACCGGCAAATTGATGTAAAAAATCCAGCGCCACGAGTAATTGTCGGTGATCCAGCCACCGAGTGTCGGGCCGAGAATCGGCGCCACGACAACGCCCATGGCGAACACGGCCATGGCCACGCCTCGTCTGGCGGGCGGGAAGCTCTCCAGCAACACGGCCTGCGAAATCGGCAGCATCGCGCCGCCGCCTGCGCCCTGAAAAATCCTCGCCAGAATCAGCGAGCCAAGCCCGGCCGCCATGCCGCAGAACGCCGAAGCGAGGGTGAACAGGAAAATGCAAAGCACGAGCAGACGTTTGCGACCGAAGAAATTTCCCAGCCAGCCGGTGATGGGCAGGATGATCGCGTTCGAAACGAGGTAGCTGGTCAGCACCCAGGTCGCTTCTTCGGGTGTGACGGAGAGGTTGCCGGCGATGTGTGGCAGCGCAACGTTGGCGACGGACGTGTCGAGCACTTCCATGAACGTCGCCGCCATCACGGCCATCGCGATAAGCCACGGGTTGTGGCGCGGACGCCATTCCTGCCCTTGCTCCAGGTTCGCCGACATCGCCGTCGTGCTACGGG is a window from the Candidatus Angelobacter sp. genome containing:
- a CDS encoding sugar phosphate isomerase/epimerase family protein, with protein sequence SAVRAKTSAYLCELVDFCADLGGGVVVFGSPKQRNIPDGVTPRAALEWATTAFHEPVRRAENRGVTICFEPLAATETNFINTAAEAIQFVQQFGSPQFKIILDVKAMCAEPKPIPQIIRDSWPHFAYFHANDRNLKGPGFGQVDFKPIAAALKEAGYDGFVSVEVFNYDEGPEVIATKSLEYLRRTFAAA
- a CDS encoding DHA2 family efflux MFS transporter permease subunit is translated as MSANLEQGQEWRPRHNPWLIAMAVMAATFMEVLDTSVANVALPHIAGNLSVTPEEATWVLTSYLVSNAIILPITGWLGNFFGRKRLLVLCIFLFTLASAFCGMAAGLGSLILARIFQGAGGGAMLPISQAVLLESFPPARRGVAMAVFAMGVVVAPILGPTLGGWITDNYSWRWIFYINLPVGIAAMFMAQWLVEDPPYIRRNKAARIDFIGFSLLAVWLATLQVILDKGQQEDWFGSRWITWFAVISVAAMIAFFIREFLVAHPIVDLRILGNRNFTIGLLLMTLVGAVLYGTTAALPIFLQTLMGYPALQSGYALSPRGIGAFITTFIIGRLVGRVRNRVLLSIGFALLAASSFWLGHINLEMGMANVLWPSVLNGVAVSFIFVPLTTATMGHLRQEQMGNATGLFNLMRNLGGSVGIAFVTTMLERGAQAHQALMVGHLTPYDPAFRQQLAATRAAVAIQHGPVAATLQAYSLVYDKLIHQAKLWAFVDNFRLFGLLCIACIPLVFLFKRVRRGKPRVAAH